From Brachyspira pilosicoli, a single genomic window includes:
- a CDS encoding helix-turn-helix domain-containing protein has translation MNNKKNYYAVIPANVRYDKRLSPLTRLIYGEITALSNEKGYCFATNAYFANLYSMSNVSISRCISELKEHNYIRVVYDIKEKNVDKRKIYINNLENKKLDNEKLENEELKNNEEITNIKENISIEEYKENESINKNNNTNKNDDAFSLAKIKLVNRIKLNDDTDLSNNIKEYNQNCLDGIKEKVKDNNIINNKNNNIINSNFLLSEFDSFVLELCQVFNNFTYNNASKISELYGFKSKEKQELLLKIFNERKYDWRECIKYAKLKAKEKNNIPTLWLDFLSFLKIYLRDGDKEKVIKPHYTEEQLLERARKLQKQKREREKALLEEKKKMEELERELGRESMTLEEVIEATKEQFKHLKRK, from the coding sequence ATGAATAACAAAAAAAATTATTATGCCGTAATACCCGCAAATGTTAGATACGATAAAAGATTAAGCCCTCTCACAAGATTAATATACGGAGAGATTACAGCCCTCTCCAATGAAAAAGGCTACTGTTTTGCCACAAATGCCTATTTTGCTAATTTGTATTCTATGAGCAATGTAAGCATATCGAGATGCATATCAGAATTAAAAGAGCATAATTATATAAGGGTGGTTTATGATATAAAAGAGAAGAATGTAGATAAGAGAAAGATATATATAAATAATCTTGAAAATAAAAAATTAGATAATGAAAAGTTAGAAAATGAAGAATTAAAAAACAATGAAGAAATCACTAACATCAAAGAAAACATCAGCATTGAAGAGTATAAAGAAAATGAAAGCATTAATAAAAACAACAATACCAATAAAAATGATGATGCTTTCTCATTAGCAAAAATAAAATTAGTTAATAGAATTAAATTAAATGATGATACAGATTTATCAAATAATATAAAAGAGTATAATCAAAATTGCTTAGATGGTATTAAAGAAAAAGTTAAAGATAATAATATAATTAATAATAAAAATAATAATATAATTAATAGTAATTTTCTTCTCTCAGAGTTTGATTCTTTTGTATTAGAATTATGCCAAGTATTTAATAATTTCACTTACAACAATGCTTCCAAAATCTCTGAGTTATACGGTTTTAAGAGCAAAGAAAAACAAGAACTATTATTAAAGATTTTTAACGAAAGAAAGTATGATTGGAGGGAGTGTATTAAATATGCCAAATTAAAAGCAAAAGAGAAAAACAACATACCAACATTATGGCTTGATTTTTTAAGTTTTTTAAAAATCTATTTAAGAGATGGGGACAAAGAAAAAGTCATAAAGCCCCATTACACAGAAGAACAATTATTAGAAAGGGCAAGAAAACTTCAAAAACAAAAAAGGGAGAGAGAAAAAGCATTGCTTGAAGAGAAGAAAAAGATGGAGGAATTAGAGCGGGAGTTAGGCAGAGAGAGTATGACATTAGAAGAGGTAATAGAAGCGACAAAGGAGCAGTTTAAGCACTTAAAGAGGAAGTGA
- a CDS encoding bifunctional folylpolyglutamate synthase/dihydrofolate synthase — MENINDALDYIYSFMNKKNLHKKNNNHISNVENILNILGYKQNFKIIHITGTKGKGSTTLSLAHILSACNYKTGAFISPHIINERERISINDEWISENDFISIVKKIKNVIEENKLDESITVFEFFTIIGLYYFFINKVDYACIEVGIGGRFDCTNIVDSSISILTSISYDHVDILGNTIEEITYQKAGIIKNNSIVISAMQEKNSIEIIENVSKEKNSTLYTFGKDFYSNIIKNTSEILEFDYIEKENKYHFTTTLLGEHQSENIALSFKAFTLLESKKENKKENIKKAIDSLRNFNIKARLTFIERNPDIIVDGAHNAKSLSRILKTIYKWYDSVVILFAPISEKDVGGMCEVLKENKDIIIISSTKSKYKDSDSFKTYEYLKEKENVYHIESFDLAVEEMKKISKEKNIPALVIGSLYSASDYIISQDE; from the coding sequence ATGGAAAATATTAATGACGCTTTAGATTATATATACTCTTTTATGAATAAAAAAAATCTTCATAAAAAAAATAATAATCATATAAGCAATGTAGAAAATATTTTAAATATATTAGGCTATAAACAAAACTTCAAAATAATACACATTACAGGCACTAAAGGAAAAGGTTCTACTACTTTGAGTTTGGCTCATATTCTTAGTGCATGCAATTACAAAACAGGTGCTTTTATATCTCCGCACATCATAAACGAAAGAGAGAGAATATCTATTAATGATGAATGGATTAGCGAGAATGATTTTATTTCTATAGTAAAAAAGATAAAGAATGTAATAGAAGAAAATAAGCTTGATGAGAGCATAACTGTTTTTGAGTTTTTTACTATAATAGGGCTTTATTACTTTTTTATTAACAAAGTGGATTATGCTTGTATAGAGGTTGGTATTGGCGGGAGGTTTGACTGTACTAATATTGTAGACTCTTCAATTAGTATATTAACTTCTATTTCTTATGACCATGTTGATATATTAGGAAACACCATAGAAGAGATAACTTATCAAAAGGCCGGCATTATAAAAAATAATTCTATAGTAATATCAGCAATGCAAGAGAAGAACTCTATTGAAATAATAGAAAATGTGTCAAAAGAAAAAAATAGCACACTATATACATTTGGTAAAGATTTTTATTCTAATATCATAAAAAACACAAGTGAAATATTAGAGTTTGATTATATAGAAAAAGAAAATAAATATCATTTTACAACCACACTTTTAGGGGAACATCAAAGCGAAAATATAGCATTATCATTCAAGGCTTTTACACTATTAGAAAGCAAAAAAGAAAACAAAAAAGAAAATATAAAAAAAGCAATAGACTCACTTCGTAATTTTAATATAAAGGCGAGATTAACTTTTATAGAGAGAAATCCAGACATTATAGTAGACGGTGCTCATAATGCCAAATCATTAAGCAGAATATTAAAGACTATTTATAAATGGTATGACAGTGTGGTGATATTATTTGCTCCTATAAGCGAAAAAGATGTAGGCGGAATGTGTGAGGTATTAAAAGAAAACAAAGACATAATTATAATAAGTTCTACGAAATCAAAATATAAAGACTCTGACAGCTTTAAGACTTATGAATATTTAAAAGAAAAAGAGAATGTGTATCATATAGAGAGTTTTGACTTGGCGGTAGAAGAGATGAAGAAGATATCTAAGGAGAAAAATATACCAGCGTTGGTGATAGGTTCGCTTTACAGTGCGAGCGACTATATAATTTCACAAGATGAGTGA
- a CDS encoding MerR family transcriptional regulator — translation MTIAEVSKKTDLSTDTLRYYERIGLIPEVERTESGIRNYTDYDIGWIEFAKCMRSAGMGIESLIEYIKLYNKGDATIEARKQLLLDQRDIIESKINELKETLEKLNYKINNYDTKIRECEKKLSKR, via the coding sequence ATGACAATAGCTGAGGTAAGCAAAAAGACAGATTTATCAACCGACACTTTGAGGTATTATGAGAGAATAGGGCTTATACCAGAAGTCGAGAGAACCGAAAGCGGCATACGAAATTATACTGATTATGATATAGGCTGGATAGAGTTTGCTAAATGTATGCGAAGTGCCGGAATGGGTATAGAGTCATTGATAGAATATATAAAACTCTACAACAAAGGCGATGCTACAATAGAAGCAAGAAAGCAATTATTATTAGACCAAAGAGATATAATAGAAAGTAAAATTAATGAGCTTAAAGAGACTTTAGAAAAATTAAATTACAAAATAAACAATTATGATACAAAGATAAGGGAATGTGAAAAAAAATTGTCAAAGAGATAA
- a CDS encoding DegT/DnrJ/EryC1/StrS aminotransferase family protein, giving the protein MNKMIPFSPPDITDNEIEAVVNVLKSGWITSGPVNKELEEELCKYINVKRVKLLSSATMAMELALKIFGVTQGDEVIVPAYTYASTANVAIHLGAKVVFIDAADDDFNIDLEKLEKAITHKTKAVIAVDIAGKPCDYEGIIKILEKKKDLFTPLNKYQKQLNRALFLLDAAHSIGAVYKGNRVGSQADFSSFSFHAVKNVTTAEGGALSFNDIGNIDADEIYREVSVWALNGQNKSALDKTKLGSWRYDIEVAGYKCNMSDIHAAIGLSQLKRYDEMLKNRKNIVNIYNSVLGASKKVILPVFKDDEAESSYHLYLLRIKDYEEADRDLLIEKMAELGIVLNVHYLPLPFHKVYKDYIDNNYINAFNLYKNEVTLPLYSTLKEEDALYIAKNVLRYLESN; this is encoded by the coding sequence ATGAACAAAATGATACCTTTCTCTCCGCCAGACATTACAGACAATGAAATTGAGGCTGTAGTTAATGTTTTAAAATCTGGCTGGATTACAAGCGGACCTGTAAACAAAGAGCTTGAAGAGGAGCTTTGTAAATATATAAATGTTAAGAGGGTAAAGCTTTTATCAAGTGCTACTATGGCTATGGAGCTTGCTTTAAAAATATTCGGCGTTACTCAAGGCGATGAGGTGATAGTGCCTGCGTACACTTATGCTTCTACTGCTAATGTGGCTATACATTTGGGGGCTAAGGTTGTGTTTATTGATGCGGCTGATGATGATTTTAATATAGATTTAGAGAAACTTGAAAAGGCTATCACACATAAAACCAAAGCTGTTATTGCTGTTGATATTGCTGGAAAGCCTTGCGATTATGAGGGCATTATAAAAATACTTGAAAAGAAAAAAGATTTATTTACTCCATTAAACAAATATCAAAAGCAATTAAACAGGGCTTTATTTTTGCTTGATGCTGCTCATTCTATCGGTGCTGTTTACAAAGGAAATAGGGTAGGAAGTCAGGCTGATTTTTCTTCTTTCTCATTTCATGCTGTTAAGAATGTTACAACTGCTGAGGGGGGAGCTTTGAGTTTTAATGATATTGGCAACATTGACGCTGATGAAATTTACAGAGAAGTGTCTGTTTGGGCTTTGAATGGTCAGAACAAAAGTGCTTTAGATAAAACTAAATTAGGAAGCTGGAGATATGATATTGAGGTTGCGGGTTATAAATGCAATATGAGCGATATTCATGCGGCTATTGGTTTATCACAATTAAAGAGATATGATGAGATGCTTAAAAATAGAAAAAACATTGTGAATATATACAACAGTGTTTTGGGTGCGAGCAAAAAAGTTATACTTCCTGTTTTCAAAGACGATGAGGCTGAATCATCTTATCATTTGTATTTATTAAGAATTAAGGACTATGAGGAGGCTGATAGGGATTTGCTTATAGAGAAGATGGCAGAGCTTGGCATAGTGCTTAATGTGCATTATTTGCCTCTTCCTTTTCACAAAGTTTATAAAGATTATATTGATAATAATTATATAAATGCTTTTAATTTGTATAAGAATGAAGTAACTTTGCCATTATACAGCACACTTAAAGAGGAGGACGCTTTATATATTGCTAAGAATGTGCTTAGGTATTTGGAGAGCAACTGA
- a CDS encoding aldo/keto reductase, producing MKKVKLSNGLEMPILGFGVFQIPDYEECKKSVLDAIEAGYRLIDTASAYNNEKAVGDAIKESGVDRKELFITTKLWISDSGYDNAKKAFEVSMNKLNLDYLDLYLIHQPFGDYYGSWRAMEDLYNEEKIKAIGVCNFYPDRLLDFVMHNKTAPMVNQIETHPFFQREEDNKLMKEYNIQIESWGPFAEGRNNMFTNEVLKKIASKHNKTVAQVILNWLIKRDVVVIPKSVHKDRIVENFNVFDFELDDNDMKEISKLDTKQSLFLSHTDIETVKYLCNYKI from the coding sequence ATGAAAAAAGTAAAATTAAGTAATGGGCTTGAAATGCCTATACTAGGTTTTGGTGTTTTTCAAATACCAGATTATGAGGAATGTAAAAAGTCGGTATTGGATGCAATTGAGGCAGGATACAGATTAATAGATACAGCATCAGCATACAACAATGAAAAAGCGGTAGGAGACGCCATAAAAGAAAGCGGAGTTGATAGAAAAGAATTATTTATCACCACAAAATTATGGATAAGCGACAGCGGCTATGATAATGCTAAAAAGGCTTTTGAAGTTTCTATGAATAAGCTTAATTTAGATTATTTGGATTTATATTTGATACATCAGCCTTTTGGGGATTATTACGGCTCTTGGAGGGCTATGGAAGATTTATATAACGAAGAAAAAATTAAAGCTATAGGGGTATGCAATTTTTATCCTGATAGATTATTAGATTTTGTTATGCATAATAAAACGGCTCCTATGGTTAATCAAATTGAAACGCATCCATTCTTTCAAAGGGAAGAAGATAATAAACTTATGAAAGAGTATAATATTCAAATAGAGTCTTGGGGGCCATTTGCTGAGGGCAGGAATAATATGTTTACTAATGAGGTTCTTAAAAAAATAGCAAGTAAACATAATAAAACAGTTGCTCAGGTTATATTAAATTGGCTTATAAAGAGAGATGTTGTTGTGATACCTAAGAGCGTACACAAAGATAGGATTGTAGAAAACTTTAATGTGTTTGATTTTGAGTTGGACGACAATGACATGAAAGAAATATCTAAATTAGACACTAAGCAGAGTTTATTTTTATCGCATACAGATATTGAAACAGTAAAATATTTATGCAATTATAAGATTTAG
- a CDS encoding restriction endonuclease subunit S, with protein MNRSLPSGWEEVKLGDIADIVMGQSPKSKFYNKDNKGLPFLQGSSTFGYIYPTFNIYSSDIKKVAKSGSILMSVRAPVGDVNIANTNICIGRGLCAINSNNKSINNYIFYILKYYKNKLLNNQKGTTFGAITKDDIINFNIILPPIDEQKRISDILSICDKLIENLTKLIEKKELYKKGVMQKILSGKVRFNGFTDKWQSYKFEDIFIRVAAKKYQINQNEYKEIGKYPVIDQGKKYISAYSDNIDKVFNNDNVIAFGDHTRIFKYIDFNFIVGADGLQLLKTNKKFNTKFMYYHLSNQYIPNTGYNRHFKFILDMSFYIPPSIEEQKKIAELLTLIDKDIEILKQLLHLRKLQKKGVMQKLLTGEVRV; from the coding sequence ATGAATAGAAGTTTGCCAAGCGGTTGGGAAGAAGTAAAACTTGGTGATATAGCAGATATAGTAATGGGACAATCACCTAAATCTAAATTCTATAATAAAGATAATAAAGGTTTGCCTTTTTTACAAGGGAGTTCAACTTTTGGATATATATACCCCACATTCAACATATATTCTTCTGATATAAAAAAAGTAGCTAAAAGCGGATCTATTTTAATGAGCGTTAGGGCTCCTGTCGGTGATGTAAATATTGCTAATACCAATATATGTATAGGAAGAGGTTTATGCGCAATAAACTCTAACAATAAAAGCATTAACAATTATATATTTTATATTTTAAAATATTATAAAAATAAACTTTTAAATAATCAAAAAGGTACAACATTCGGCGCTATTACAAAAGATGATATAATTAATTTCAATATAATTCTCCCACCAATAGATGAACAAAAACGCATATCAGACATACTTTCTATATGTGATAAGTTAATAGAAAATCTAACAAAGCTAATAGAAAAAAAAGAGCTTTACAAAAAAGGAGTGATGCAAAAAATTTTAAGCGGGAAAGTACGTTTCAATGGATTTACAGACAAATGGCAAAGCTATAAATTTGAAGATATCTTTATAAGAGTAGCTGCTAAAAAATATCAAATTAATCAAAATGAATATAAAGAAATAGGCAAGTATCCTGTAATTGACCAAGGCAAAAAATACATATCTGCTTATAGTGATAACATAGATAAAGTTTTCAATAACGATAATGTAATTGCATTCGGAGACCATACAAGAATTTTTAAATATATAGATTTTAATTTTATAGTAGGTGCTGACGGACTACAATTATTAAAAACAAACAAAAAATTTAATACAAAATTTATGTATTATCACTTAAGCAATCAATATATACCAAACACGGGGTATAATAGACATTTTAAATTTATTTTAGATATGTCTTTTTATATACCACCTTCAATAGAAGAACAAAAAAAAATTGCTGAACTCCTTACACTCATTGATAAAGATATAGAAATTCTTAAACAGCTCTTACACCTTCGAAAACTTCAAAAAAAGGGAGTTATGCAAAAGTTATTAACTGGCGAGGTTAGGGTTTAG
- a CDS encoding PepSY-like domain-containing protein gives MAKRYSLLIIVFVMLSSALFADDWMLPASALPKKAQDFIASAYPGVTIWKVERDDGKFEVDLSNGVSIDFYMNGDWKSIDGEYMGVPKTVLPANIANVVEKTYPSSIIIEIEKEWGNYKVKLNNMMELYISADGQLMGQKFDD, from the coding sequence ATGGCTAAAAGATATTCACTTTTAATTATCGTTTTTGTAATGCTATCTTCTGCATTATTTGCCGATGATTGGATGCTTCCTGCTTCTGCATTGCCAAAAAAAGCACAGGACTTTATCGCTTCAGCCTATCCGGGGGTTACAATATGGAAGGTTGAGCGCGATGACGGAAAGTTTGAAGTGGATTTATCTAATGGTGTTTCTATAGACTTTTATATGAACGGCGATTGGAAGAGCATTGACGGTGAATATATGGGTGTTCCTAAAACAGTGCTTCCTGCCAATATAGCAAATGTTGTTGAAAAGACTTATCCTTCATCTATAATCATAGAAATAGAGAAAGAGTGGGGCAATTACAAAGTAAAGCTCAATAACATGATGGAATTATATATTTCAGCAGATGGTCAATTAATGGGTCAGAAATTTGACGACTAA
- a CDS encoding helix-turn-helix domain-containing protein yields the protein MSITTKHIISLKEEEKQKIKDFIKNEGKSKRLISRANIILALDDKKNTGLTHTDIAKQYNVTYHTVVNIINEFVAKGLDSTLTYKRNPNSNRKKKKAN from the coding sequence ATGAGTATAACTACTAAACACATAATATCTTTAAAAGAGGAAGAAAAGCAAAAGATTAAAGATTTTATCAAAAATGAAGGTAAATCTAAAAGGTTGATATCGAGAGCAAACATTATATTAGCTTTAGATGACAAAAAAAATACTGGCCTGACACATACTGACATCGCTAAACAATATAATGTAACATATCATACCGTAGTAAACATCATAAATGAGTTTGTTGCTAAAGGATTAGATTCTACTCTAACATACAAAAGAAACCCAAACAGCAACAGAAAAAAGAAAAAAGCTAATTAA
- a CDS encoding cyclodeaminase/cyclohydrolase family protein translates to MEKLINKSVLNYINDVDSSLPAPGGGSVTAVVGSLACALAGMVAHLTVNKKKFKELETEKQTAFNNAVENIKQIKSQLIEIVDKDADMFQLIMDAYKLPKDTDEQKEIRKNAISEAAKKALEPPLQTLKSCYELLEHFEIIHKYGNEGVISDIVCAYTILYAAAKCSIVNININLYSINDENFLHNIKNICLYYLRGMKKTYKEVHFELLDIR, encoded by the coding sequence ATGGAAAAGCTCATAAACAAAAGCGTGCTAAATTATATTAATGATGTAGATTCATCATTGCCTGCTCCGGGAGGCGGAAGCGTTACTGCTGTTGTTGGTAGCTTGGCTTGTGCTTTGGCTGGAATGGTTGCTCATCTTACCGTAAACAAAAAAAAGTTTAAAGAATTAGAAACAGAAAAACAAACTGCTTTCAATAACGCTGTAGAAAATATAAAACAAATAAAATCTCAGTTAATAGAAATTGTAGATAAAGATGCTGATATGTTTCAATTAATTATGGACGCATACAAATTGCCTAAAGACACCGATGAACAAAAAGAGATTAGAAAAAACGCCATCTCTGAAGCAGCAAAAAAAGCATTAGAGCCTCCTCTTCAAACGCTTAAAAGCTGTTATGAGTTATTAGAGCATTTTGAGATAATTCACAAATATGGTAATGAGGGCGTTATAAGCGATATAGTATGTGCGTATACAATATTATATGCTGCAGCAAAATGTTCTATAGTTAATATTAATATAAATTTATATTCTATAAATGATGAAAACTTTTTACATAATATTAAAAATATATGTTTATATTATTTAAGGGGTATGAAAAAAACATATAAGGAGGTACATTTTGAATTATTGGACATACGATAA
- a CDS encoding glycoside hydrolase family 3 N-terminal domain-containing protein, which produces MIYIFVSLIIVIIAILLCYLYYEIKIHNTKKINNNLQIMLAVKTYDNDLINIIKDDDVKGIIINIADINTIEKLIKNIKENINKKIFIALDEDYKPTHNLFFDQHFKVYQSYIGERQSETYAYDIAKKRASTLKAIGVNMFLSPVVNTLCNEKSHLKEHIFSGDKQIASKLISQTIKAYKDKGVLTAAKYFPKYYDDELYIEDNMKNVENIIDSKQTFLSAIESDFFVMSHIKNEKLYRDYLFNSLNFNGVVMTDYINKYSLINNNLLNVIDYRFYKLNREKIKNIKTEDSELCVKISKLLNRL; this is translated from the coding sequence GTGATTTATATTTTTGTTAGTTTGATTATTGTTATTATAGCTATCCTTCTCTGCTATCTCTATTATGAAATAAAAATACACAACACTAAAAAAATAAATAATAATCTGCAAATAATGCTCGCTGTTAAAACTTATGATAATGACTTAATTAACATAATAAAAGATGATGATGTTAAAGGAATAATCATTAACATAGCCGATATTAATACAATTGAAAAACTAATAAAAAATATAAAAGAAAATATAAATAAAAAAATATTCATAGCATTAGACGAAGATTATAAGCCTACGCATAATTTATTTTTTGACCAGCACTTTAAGGTTTATCAAAGCTATATTGGTGAGAGGCAAAGCGAAACTTATGCATACGATATTGCTAAAAAAAGGGCATCTACTCTTAAAGCTATTGGCGTTAATATGTTTTTATCTCCTGTAGTAAATACTCTCTGTAATGAAAAATCTCATCTAAAAGAGCATATCTTCAGCGGCGATAAACAAATTGCTTCAAAGTTAATATCTCAAACAATTAAAGCGTATAAAGACAAAGGCGTCCTCACCGCCGCAAAATATTTTCCAAAATACTATGATGATGAGTTATATATAGAAGATAATATGAAAAATGTTGAAAATATAATCGACTCAAAACAAACCTTCTTGTCGGCAATAGAAAGCGACTTCTTTGTGATGAGCCATATTAAAAATGAAAAATTATATAGAGATTATCTTTTTAATAGCCTTAACTTTAATGGCGTTGTAATGACAGATTATATTAATAAATACTCTCTTATAAATAATAATTTGCTTAATGTTATTGATTATAGGTTTTATAAATTAAATAGAGAAAAGATAAAAAATATTAAAACAGAGGATAGTGAATTATGCGTAAAAATTTCAAAGCTGTTAAATCGATTATAA
- a CDS encoding cyclophilin-like fold protein, translating into MKILLSFLIFMITACNSIYGDSATMNTLNNYVNLRINNKEYKLILYDNDTARDFLKMLPLTITMNDLNSNEKYYNLSSALTTKSERIGSIKRGDFMLYGNNCLVLFYESFSTSYSYTKIGYIENTDGLKDSLGRGSIEITFSAN; encoded by the coding sequence ATGAAAATACTATTAAGCTTTTTAATTTTTATGATAACAGCATGCAATTCTATTTATGGAGATAGTGCAACCATGAACACTTTAAATAATTATGTTAATTTAAGAATAAACAACAAAGAATACAAGTTAATATTGTATGATAATGACACGGCAAGAGATTTTTTAAAAATGCTTCCTCTCACAATTACAATGAATGATTTAAACAGCAATGAAAAATATTATAATTTAAGTTCAGCACTTACAACAAAAAGCGAAAGGATAGGAAGTATAAAAAGAGGCGACTTTATGTTATACGGCAATAATTGTTTGGTGTTGTTTTATGAAAGTTTTTCAACATCATATAGCTACACGAAAATTGGATATATAGAAAATACAGACGGCTTAAAAGATTCACTTGGAAGAGGAAGCATAGAAATAACTTTTAGTGCGAACTAG
- a CDS encoding glycoside hydrolase family 3 N-terminal domain-containing protein yields MRKNFKAVKSIIILFSFVIVGLAINSCTKKDSITEDEKYILELKKKYSYLSDYIDEVNSMSIEERRGLLTMVGITDTVLSEETIKTLKDNHIAGVILFNYNIVDEEQLKKLTSDLKKYVNKNMLISIDEEGGEVFRIPFDKYKDISAKMIGDSNSIEYAYNIAYNKANFLKDMGINMILGPLCDVPSNKDSYIYNRSFSTNVEMVSKMIEATIKAQKDAGIISVVKHFPGHGDTAVNSHDEFPVIDKTLEELKNKELIPFQKAIDLGAEMVLISHIKNKYIDDELPASMSEKYRKLLEEDMGFKGVIITDDLVMTGKINSTINYGINLTSNIYKNVKDMFRNIEPDIISCAKVLKIMRENT; encoded by the coding sequence ATGCGTAAAAATTTCAAAGCTGTTAAATCGATTATAATTTTATTTAGTTTTGTAATTGTTGGGTTAGCTATTAATTCTTGCACCAAAAAAGACAGCATCACAGAAGATGAAAAATATATTTTAGAATTGAAAAAAAAATATTCTTATTTATCTGATTATATAGATGAAGTTAATAGTATGAGCATTGAAGAGAGGAGAGGGCTTCTTACTATGGTGGGCATCACTGACACAGTATTAAGCGAGGAAACTATAAAGACATTAAAAGATAATCATATTGCTGGCGTTATACTTTTTAATTACAACATAGTAGACGAGGAACAATTAAAAAAACTCACATCAGACTTAAAGAAATATGTTAACAAAAATATGTTAATCTCTATAGACGAAGAAGGAGGAGAAGTCTTTAGAATACCTTTCGACAAATACAAAGACATTTCAGCAAAAATGATAGGCGACAGCAACAGCATTGAATATGCCTACAACATAGCCTACAACAAAGCAAACTTTCTAAAAGATATGGGTATTAATATGATACTTGGTCCGTTATGCGATGTGCCAAGCAATAAAGATTCTTATATATATAATAGAAGCTTTTCTACAAATGTTGAAATGGTTTCAAAGATGATAGAAGCTACAATAAAAGCTCAGAAAGATGCCGGTATTATAAGCGTTGTTAAACATTTTCCCGGTCATGGGGACACCGCTGTTAATTCGCATGATGAGTTTCCTGTAATAGACAAGACTTTAGAAGAGCTTAAAAATAAAGAATTAATACCTTTTCAAAAGGCTATAGATTTGGGTGCTGAGATGGTTTTAATTTCTCATATAAAAAATAAATATATAGATGATGAGCTTCCTGCCAGCATGTCAGAAAAATATAGAAAATTGCTCGAGGAAGATATGGGTTTTAAAGGCGTGATTATTACAGACGACCTCGTTATGACAGGCAAGATTAACAGCACTATCAATTATGGTATAAATCTCACAAGCAATATTTATAAAAATGTAAAAGATATGTTTAGAAATATTGAACCAGATATAATTTCATGTGCTAAGGTATTAAAGATAATGAGAGAAAATACCTAA